The Manis javanica isolate MJ-LG chromosome 4, MJ_LKY, whole genome shotgun sequence genome contains a region encoding:
- the LOC108402643 gene encoding uncharacterized protein — protein MSSQQGAVPAKGFSKGSSPGTTPCPAQATSSSSSCCGCCVPSGCCGSTSAGCCFPRRRHGARRRGSCCCGGDSQRSQRSGNTQRSGCCGGC, from the coding sequence ATGTCCTCCCAGCAGGGTGCGGTGCCCGCCAAAGGCTTTTCCAAGGGGTCCTCCCCGGGCACCACTCCGTGTCCTGCCCAGGCgacctcctcctcgtcctcctgcTGCGGCTGCTGCGTCCCCTCGGGCTGCTGCGGCTCCACCTCCGCTGGCTGCTGCTTCCCGCGGCGGCGCCATGGGGCTCGCAGGCGCGGCAGCTGCTGCTGCGGGGGCGACAGCCAAAGGTCGCAGCGCTCCGGCAACACGCAGAGGTCCGGCTGCTGCGGCGGCTGCTGA